From the Leptospira sp. WS60.C2 genome, one window contains:
- the atpC gene encoding ATP synthase F1 subunit epsilon: protein MSKELTLTVISPDKILYQGKAESVILPGSVGYFGILPGHATLVSQLDFGLIKLHTGGKEFRIAIDGGFCEVKNDQIRVLTEGGDSEEDLTHDHALELLQEAESLPSSKEKENLLKKAKVRILLHER from the coding sequence ATGAGTAAAGAACTGACTTTAACGGTCATCTCTCCAGACAAAATCCTGTATCAGGGCAAGGCAGAATCGGTGATTCTGCCAGGTTCTGTGGGATATTTCGGAATCCTCCCTGGCCATGCAACCTTGGTATCCCAACTTGATTTTGGGCTTATCAAATTGCACACTGGTGGAAAGGAGTTCCGTATCGCAATCGATGGCGGGTTCTGTGAAGTGAAAAATGACCAAATCCGAGTTCTTACCGAAGGTGGGGATTCCGAGGAAGATCTAACTCACGACCACGCACTTGAACTCTTACAGGAAGCGGAATCACTACCGTCTTCAAAAGAGAAAGAAAATCTCCTTAAGAAAGCAAAAGTTCGCATTTTACTGCACGAACGTTAA
- a CDS encoding cyclic nucleotide-binding domain-containing protein — MQLPLWKSILKRDENPITEISHFLRETAIFEGMSRRTLREVARLIHKRKYYAGETIFYQGQAGTGVYLILQGKVEIFSEREGVTLKLAELEKGAFFGELALFQDFPRSATAVALVDSILLGFFQPELKTLLETKPRVGNDLLLSFASIIADRLRKTNDTLEAAYFKSKKNKSK, encoded by the coding sequence ATGCAACTTCCCCTTTGGAAATCCATTCTCAAACGCGATGAAAACCCGATCACGGAAATTTCACATTTTTTACGCGAAACTGCAATCTTTGAAGGAATGTCTAGGCGGACACTCCGAGAAGTTGCAAGGCTCATCCATAAACGAAAGTATTACGCAGGTGAAACGATTTTCTACCAAGGGCAAGCCGGTACAGGAGTGTATTTGATCTTACAAGGGAAGGTGGAAATTTTCTCTGAACGAGAAGGTGTGACTCTCAAACTCGCCGAACTAGAGAAAGGTGCATTTTTTGGGGAACTTGCTCTCTTCCAAGATTTTCCAAGATCGGCGACTGCAGTCGCACTTGTGGATTCAATTCTACTTGGTTTCTTTCAACCAGAACTCAAAACTCTTTTGGAAACAAAACCTAGAGTTGGAAATGATTTACTTCTAAGTTTTGCTTCCATCATTGCAGATCGTCTTCGCAAAACAAACGATACACTAGAAGCAGCATACTTTAAAAGCAAAAAGAATAAATCCAAATGA
- a CDS encoding 4a-hydroxytetrahydrobiopterin dehydratase — MRQITQATKSEIQELLTQHPLWNQKEEAGVPFLTFDYQFRTFQEAFLFLTKLAFVSESLDHHAEIWNVYNKVRLKLYTHNTKSISSLDLEFVKRLMERTGL; from the coding sequence ATGAGACAGATCACCCAAGCAACCAAATCCGAAATCCAAGAACTCCTCACACAACATCCCTTATGGAACCAAAAAGAAGAAGCGGGAGTTCCTTTCCTTACCTTCGACTATCAATTCAGAACTTTCCAGGAGGCATTTTTATTTTTAACAAAACTGGCGTTTGTATCGGAATCCTTAGACCACCACGCAGAGATTTGGAATGTCTATAACAAGGTGCGGCTCAAACTTTACACACATAATACTAAGAGTATTTCCAGTTTAGATTTAGAGTTTGTGAAACGATTGATGGAGAGAACAGGTCTTTAG
- a CDS encoding GAF domain-containing protein, translating into MGLLDRAEEIKKSSESSNAKSPSAKKETPSLLKKAEQFREKELPAIDSPLESISVSDSDGDWLDDAFSNPLATEIGDLPNPDGEEEFDLSDIPELTDSDFGDLSVGASDWEKNPISNIEDDLDSIHEESNPYEPVEDAQEIEEPEIEHEIDPETMEDSDAPTDLEIPEEETTPDHEPVAEESKEEDLGMDFDSEPAPGKEPELGDDLIDRDYHDDLVEPDAPLPEVNLFDEWENEAKKEAAKQPLRPYKEDPAPIGEDVLFDDESDFGTTPMAYHLASKKRIENYQAIFEITKEIASSKEFSDFFDNLVYSLIGQVGCQSVVVLTSTNPKNSKWEAIAAQGIQSKDTWYLLPGDEIHSRISDSETVIYAGEFKSTRLPNRELNLLNEMGTEILVPIRHGEKCFGILSLGKLINGEEYITDDLEFAKIVGDIAGSVFERVSEFESINDELVHAKEVIEINESVLQFARDFSKVRKMDEAYDFLVDSIKNKLGVKQFSFLVLDSETKSDYIVFGSNFILPERTKDFRLSKDSDIVGMVSNVSGVYKLENFREDAELKSIFTNDELGIMSEFTILPIINLNWLVGMVIIHSTGSAWTDTTRDVAVSMLETSAPVFANLLILQEKEALFRNPFNPLESRILSEMEKASALKASFTVSLFKIQNVSRMIHLLGTGTFARYADTLRKTMMDHISELDFFTRVGQGKFVIVLHGKDKEETDVVIKKIKSSFAKKEEALIGNFRASYRVLTLAYPHDTKDKNQFLEMVEEA; encoded by the coding sequence GTGGGACTCCTTGATCGAGCCGAAGAGATCAAAAAATCTTCGGAATCTTCTAATGCAAAGTCTCCATCTGCGAAAAAAGAAACTCCTTCCTTATTAAAAAAAGCAGAACAATTTAGAGAAAAAGAATTACCGGCTATAGATAGTCCTTTGGAGTCCATTTCTGTCTCTGATTCCGACGGAGACTGGTTAGACGATGCCTTCTCAAATCCTTTGGCAACTGAGATTGGTGACTTACCCAATCCTGATGGGGAAGAAGAATTTGATCTCAGTGATATTCCTGAATTAACGGATTCGGACTTTGGAGATTTATCAGTTGGTGCTTCTGATTGGGAAAAAAATCCAATTTCTAATATAGAAGACGATTTGGATTCGATACATGAAGAATCCAACCCATACGAACCCGTTGAAGACGCACAAGAAATCGAAGAACCAGAAATCGAACACGAAATTGATCCAGAAACCATGGAAGACTCTGATGCGCCAACGGATCTAGAGATTCCAGAAGAAGAGACAACTCCCGATCACGAACCGGTAGCGGAAGAAAGTAAAGAAGAAGATTTAGGAATGGATTTTGATTCAGAACCTGCCCCTGGTAAGGAACCTGAGTTAGGTGATGATTTGATCGATCGTGATTATCACGACGATTTGGTGGAACCCGATGCACCTCTTCCAGAAGTAAACCTATTTGACGAATGGGAAAATGAGGCAAAAAAAGAGGCCGCAAAACAGCCATTACGTCCTTATAAAGAAGACCCCGCTCCGATTGGCGAAGATGTATTATTTGATGATGAGTCTGATTTTGGAACCACTCCGATGGCATATCATCTTGCTTCCAAAAAAAGGATCGAAAACTACCAAGCGATTTTTGAAATCACAAAGGAAATCGCATCTTCAAAAGAATTCTCCGATTTTTTTGATAACTTAGTTTATAGCTTAATTGGACAAGTTGGATGTCAGTCGGTTGTTGTTCTAACTTCTACAAATCCTAAAAACTCGAAATGGGAAGCAATTGCTGCACAAGGAATTCAGTCGAAAGATACTTGGTATTTGTTGCCTGGAGATGAAATTCACTCAAGAATTTCTGACTCAGAAACAGTTATTTATGCTGGTGAGTTTAAATCGACAAGGTTACCAAACAGAGAGTTAAATCTATTAAATGAAATGGGTACGGAAATTTTAGTACCGATTCGTCATGGTGAAAAATGTTTTGGAATCCTTTCCCTCGGAAAACTCATCAATGGTGAAGAATACATTACAGATGATTTAGAATTTGCTAAAATAGTTGGTGATATTGCGGGATCTGTTTTTGAACGAGTCTCTGAGTTTGAATCGATCAATGATGAATTAGTGCATGCAAAAGAAGTCATTGAAATTAATGAATCCGTTCTGCAATTTGCGAGAGATTTTTCGAAAGTTCGTAAGATGGATGAAGCTTATGATTTTCTTGTTGATAGCATTAAAAACAAACTCGGTGTAAAACAATTCTCGTTTTTAGTTTTAGATTCAGAAACAAAATCAGATTATATTGTATTTGGCTCCAATTTTATCCTTCCTGAGCGCACGAAAGACTTCCGATTGAGTAAAGATTCTGATATCGTAGGAATGGTTTCCAATGTATCAGGAGTTTACAAATTAGAAAACTTTAGAGAAGATGCTGAACTTAAATCGATTTTCACTAACGATGAATTAGGAATCATGAGTGAGTTTACAATTCTGCCCATCATCAATTTGAATTGGCTTGTCGGAATGGTCATCATTCATTCAACAGGATCAGCTTGGACAGATACAACTCGAGATGTTGCAGTATCAATGTTAGAAACTTCTGCACCAGTTTTTGCGAACTTACTCATTCTCCAAGAAAAAGAAGCTTTATTTAGAAATCCTTTTAATCCTTTGGAATCTCGCATTCTATCGGAGATGGAAAAGGCATCCGCTTTAAAAGCATCCTTTACTGTTTCTCTATTTAAAATTCAGAATGTATCAAGAATGATCCATCTTTTGGGAACAGGAACGTTTGCTCGCTACGCAGATACATTACGAAAAACTATGATGGACCATATTAGTGAATTAGATTTTTTCACAAGGGTCGGTCAGGGTAAATTTGTTATCGTTCTGCATGGAAAGGACAAAGAAGAAACGGATGTTGTGATTAAAAAAATCAAATCATCCTTTGCCAAAAAAGAAGAAGCCTTGATTGGCAATTTCCGAGCAAGTTATCGTGTTTTAACGTTGGCATATCCGCACGACACGAAGGACAAAAATCAATTCTTGGAAATGGTTGAAGAAGCCTAA
- a CDS encoding porin OmpL1: MLKSLRFGMMGFLLLCLAGSLSAQSGPRSYFMIGLGMQFDLAQLGGTITKDGLDSRNPQLNAAGQPTGSLQKAIYAENTLISLKRTTGGAVGAKTNGAMIGGNVNIGYEKEGIFGLNSLFWRINVNYTTKIAGGETSSTIVGYKWLDQEWQYTAWTVPTYLGIKLYNAANDTAVYVGAGVNYFQGWWGVSGTINNPGLQTFAPGVLGPGGSLISDAPNPGISKENVRFGASGIGLNWLVGAQTKITDRGHLFFELETILSAGMGVGGVASVGGASALAPWVAYPVVIGGQTYRVGYKIEI, translated from the coding sequence ATGCTGAAATCTCTACGCTTTGGAATGATGGGGTTCTTACTTTTGTGCTTGGCTGGTAGCCTAAGCGCACAATCAGGTCCTCGTTCTTATTTTATGATCGGTCTAGGTATGCAATTCGACCTAGCACAACTCGGCGGAACCATTACAAAAGACGGTCTTGATTCAAGAAACCCTCAATTAAATGCAGCTGGTCAACCAACTGGTTCTTTGCAAAAAGCAATTTACGCTGAAAACACTCTTATCAGCTTAAAAAGAACAACTGGTGGAGCTGTCGGTGCGAAAACGAACGGCGCTATGATCGGTGGTAACGTAAACATCGGTTACGAGAAAGAAGGTATTTTTGGTCTTAACAGCCTTTTCTGGAGAATCAACGTAAACTATACGACTAAAATCGCTGGTGGTGAAACATCTTCCACAATCGTTGGTTACAAGTGGTTAGACCAAGAGTGGCAATACACTGCTTGGACTGTTCCTACTTACCTTGGTATCAAACTTTACAATGCAGCTAACGACACAGCAGTGTACGTTGGAGCAGGGGTGAACTACTTCCAAGGATGGTGGGGCGTTTCTGGAACAATCAACAACCCAGGACTTCAAACATTCGCTCCTGGTGTTTTAGGACCTGGTGGCTCGCTTATTAGTGATGCTCCAAACCCTGGAATTTCGAAAGAAAACGTACGTTTTGGTGCAAGTGGAATTGGTTTGAACTGGCTTGTAGGAGCTCAAACTAAAATCACTGACAGAGGACACCTTTTCTTCGAATTGGAAACAATCCTTTCTGCTGGAATGGGAGTTGGTGGAGTTGCATCCGTTGGTGGAGCATCTGCTCTTGCACCTTGGGTAGCATACCCAGTGGTCATCGGTGGACAAACTTACCGCGTAGGTTACAAAATCGAAATCTAA
- a CDS encoding DMT family transporter, with product MSRIFTPELFLVIAAILWGGTFVVIKLALDSVPPFLFLAVRFSLAGIITLVLYRKTLFSKANRRIDYILPAFFVACSALLGYAFQTIGLVYTSATQSGFMTGAYVIFVPLLEIAIERKLPSLRTWIAVVIVVIGLFCISQNGKSFEEFQNEFGFSFGDGLTLVGAFFFAVYIILIDIYSKKIPSQILISFEILLIAVVSSFLFPVESVFLKQEISVQFDLKFWIGIIYTSVFATIFTTQIQTRYQKAVSPARAGLLYSLEPVFSFFLAYLVLGERLGTVGAIGSLLTLFGILFSEMGKWNKREE from the coding sequence ATGTCTAGGATCTTCACTCCAGAACTCTTTTTGGTGATTGCCGCCATTCTTTGGGGTGGAACCTTTGTGGTCATCAAACTTGCGCTGGATTCCGTGCCTCCCTTTCTCTTTTTGGCAGTCCGGTTTTCACTCGCAGGAATCATCACTCTCGTCTTATACCGAAAAACCTTATTTTCTAAAGCGAATCGTCGGATCGATTACATTCTACCTGCTTTTTTTGTCGCTTGTTCGGCACTTCTCGGTTATGCCTTCCAAACGATAGGACTCGTATACACATCGGCGACTCAATCTGGATTTATGACGGGTGCGTATGTGATTTTTGTGCCACTCCTTGAGATTGCCATTGAACGAAAACTGCCATCGCTTCGGACTTGGATTGCCGTTGTCATTGTGGTGATTGGTTTATTTTGCATTTCTCAAAATGGGAAATCGTTTGAAGAGTTTCAAAATGAATTTGGATTTAGTTTTGGGGATGGACTCACGCTTGTTGGTGCTTTTTTCTTTGCGGTTTACATCATATTGATTGATATTTACAGTAAAAAAATCCCAAGTCAGATTTTGATTTCGTTTGAAATCTTACTCATTGCAGTGGTCTCTAGTTTTCTTTTTCCGGTAGAGTCAGTATTTTTAAAACAAGAGATTTCGGTTCAGTTCGATTTAAAATTTTGGATTGGTATCATTTATACATCTGTGTTTGCAACCATCTTTACCACACAGATTCAAACAAGATACCAAAAAGCAGTCTCTCCCGCAAGAGCTGGTTTGTTGTACAGCCTAGAACCAGTATTTTCCTTCTTTCTCGCTTATCTTGTGCTAGGTGAAAGATTGGGGACTGTGGGTGCGATTGGATCGTTATTAACATTATTTGGAATTTTGTTTTCTGAGATGGGGAAATGGAATAAAAGAGAAGAGTAA
- the carA gene encoding glutamine-hydrolyzing carbamoyl-phosphate synthase small subunit produces the protein MQAFLVLANGTVMKGRSFGANKNSIGEVVFNTSMAGYQEILTDPSYKGQLVTLTYPMIGNYGINPDDMESDRIQASGLIVKEYVKRPSNFQSKETLSDFLIRFDVPAIEGIDTRKLTRIIRNSGAMNCGIFISETYEDSFLEAVKNAPSMEGQDLAQVVTCEKPYVFGAHSPSKFKLAVYDFGIKRNILRLLDSAGFNVHVFPAKTKAEDLLKENFDAFFLSNGPGDPAPLSYAIQSAKTIMEAKKPLFGICLGHQIIGLALGKKTSKLKFGHRGGNHPVRNEETGKIEITSQNHGFHVLGESSGDTPITRINLFDNTVAGLKTKNLPVMAVQYHPEACPGPHDSAYHFQEFYTMVESTKL, from the coding sequence ATGCAGGCTTTTTTGGTTTTAGCAAACGGAACGGTCATGAAGGGCCGATCCTTCGGTGCAAACAAGAATTCGATTGGAGAGGTAGTGTTTAATACCTCTATGGCGGGGTATCAGGAAATCCTGACTGACCCTTCCTACAAAGGTCAACTTGTCACACTTACCTACCCTATGATTGGGAATTATGGAATCAACCCAGATGATATGGAATCCGATCGAATCCAAGCATCTGGACTCATTGTCAAAGAATATGTCAAACGTCCTTCCAATTTTCAATCCAAAGAAACATTGAGTGATTTTTTAATTCGATTTGATGTACCGGCGATCGAAGGAATTGACACGCGCAAACTAACGCGTATTATTCGAAATTCTGGTGCGATGAACTGTGGTATTTTTATCAGCGAAACATACGAAGATTCCTTTTTAGAAGCCGTAAAAAACGCGCCCTCTATGGAAGGCCAAGACCTTGCCCAAGTTGTTACTTGTGAGAAACCATATGTTTTCGGAGCGCACTCCCCTAGCAAATTTAAACTCGCTGTTTACGACTTCGGAATCAAACGAAATATCTTACGATTACTCGATTCAGCAGGCTTCAATGTTCATGTTTTCCCTGCCAAAACAAAGGCAGAAGATTTATTAAAAGAAAATTTTGATGCTTTTTTTCTATCCAATGGTCCGGGAGATCCTGCACCTCTCAGTTATGCCATCCAATCGGCAAAGACGATTATGGAGGCCAAAAAACCTCTCTTTGGGATTTGTCTCGGACACCAAATCATTGGTCTTGCACTCGGTAAAAAAACTTCCAAATTGAAGTTTGGACACAGAGGTGGCAACCATCCAGTGCGTAATGAAGAAACTGGTAAAATTGAAATCACTTCGCAAAACCACGGCTTTCATGTGTTAGGTGAATCTTCAGGAGATACACCCATCACTCGAATCAATCTCTTTGACAATACAGTTGCTGGCTTAAAAACCAAGAATTTACCTGTGATGGCAGTACAATACCATCCAGAGGCATGCCCTGGACCTCATGATTCTGCCTACCATTTTCAAGAATTTTATACTATGGTGGAATCTACAAAATTGTAA
- a CDS encoding DMT family transporter, which produces MTGNEKKGYFFVFLTGVFFAFEVIGFKEVFRRYNVSPEMAALFGVGFAFLVVTPFFLSSVKRRKKVTLTIKRDGHILLIGTFSNAMGIVLYYYALKQTDLGPAAILIKTTVLYNVILGVVFLGERFKDREVFGIGLSIVGIYLISTLQGQINWISAFCILLSAFLFAIQSYLIKKYIPEILGLEYAYLRLLLLCVFFFLYAKSIGTFFVPPLEVILILGFCSLLGYFLGRAFYFEAHNYLPISKLNATLLIEPIFLMFVGILFMKEPFDVQKLSGGAIILLGLYLIVFHKRKVKIKR; this is translated from the coding sequence TTGACTGGTAACGAAAAAAAAGGATATTTCTTTGTCTTTTTAACGGGAGTCTTTTTCGCGTTTGAAGTCATCGGATTCAAAGAAGTGTTTCGTAGATATAATGTATCTCCCGAGATGGCGGCGCTTTTCGGTGTGGGTTTTGCCTTCCTTGTGGTAACACCTTTTTTCTTAAGTTCTGTCAAACGAAGAAAAAAAGTGACTCTCACCATCAAACGGGATGGACACATCTTACTCATTGGAACTTTTTCCAATGCCATGGGAATTGTTTTGTACTATTATGCACTGAAACAAACCGATTTGGGACCTGCTGCCATTCTCATCAAAACAACAGTGCTTTACAATGTGATTCTCGGAGTTGTTTTTTTAGGAGAGAGGTTCAAAGACAGAGAGGTCTTTGGCATTGGATTATCGATTGTTGGAATTTATTTAATTTCCACTTTGCAAGGTCAAATCAATTGGATTTCTGCGTTTTGTATTTTACTCAGTGCATTTTTGTTTGCGATCCAAAGTTATCTCATTAAAAAATACATTCCAGAGATTTTAGGTCTTGAATATGCCTACCTTCGCTTGCTTTTGTTATGTGTCTTTTTCTTTCTCTATGCAAAAAGTATCGGTACCTTCTTTGTCCCCCCTTTAGAAGTGATTCTAATCTTAGGATTTTGTTCGTTACTTGGATACTTTTTAGGAAGAGCATTTTATTTTGAAGCACACAACTATTTGCCCATTAGCAAACTCAATGCAACATTACTCATCGAACCTATCTTTTTAATGTTTGTTGGGATTCTTTTTATGAAAGAACCATTCGATGTACAAAAATTAAGTGGCGGTGCCATCATTTTACTCGGATTGTATTTGATTGTATTCCACAAACGAAAGGTAAAAATAAAACGATGA
- the ung gene encoding uracil-DNA glycosylase, with protein MEDVQIESSWKQVLKEEFEKPYFTELREWVKERYKTSIVYPPAKQIFQAFDLCPFDNVKVVILGQDPYHGTGQAHGLCFSVLEGVPFPPSLQNIFKEMLDDVKKPIPKSGDLSYLAKQGVFLLNATLTVEKDKAGSHQNKGWETFTDSVIRILAEKKSNLVFLLWGSFAGKKEILIPPNKHLVLKSAHPSPLSAYRGFLGNRHFSKTNAYLQSIGKESIDW; from the coding sequence CTGGAAGACGTTCAAATTGAATCTAGCTGGAAACAGGTTCTTAAGGAAGAATTTGAAAAGCCCTATTTTACGGAGTTACGGGAATGGGTCAAAGAACGATACAAAACAAGTATCGTATATCCACCTGCAAAACAAATCTTCCAAGCCTTTGATTTGTGTCCATTTGACAATGTCAAAGTAGTGATCCTTGGACAAGATCCATACCATGGCACTGGACAAGCACATGGACTCTGTTTTTCGGTATTGGAAGGTGTCCCTTTTCCTCCTTCCTTACAAAATATTTTCAAAGAGATGTTGGATGATGTCAAAAAACCAATTCCCAAGTCTGGCGATCTAAGTTACCTCGCAAAACAAGGAGTGTTCTTACTAAACGCAACCCTTACCGTAGAAAAAGACAAAGCAGGAAGCCATCAAAACAAAGGTTGGGAAACCTTTACCGATTCTGTAATTCGCATTCTAGCAGAAAAAAAATCCAACCTGGTCTTTTTACTGTGGGGATCGTTTGCTGGGAAAAAAGAAATTCTCATACCACCAAACAAACACTTGGTGCTAAAGTCCGCGCACCCTTCCCCACTCTCTGCCTACCGTGGTTTTTTAGGGAACAGGCATTTTTCCAAAACCAATGCCTATTTACAATCGATAGGAAAAGAAAGCATTGACTGGTAA
- a CDS encoding MBOAT family protein has protein sequence MLFNSLTFLLHFSIFFLAYYFSSFRIRKTLLLLFGIYFYSQWGIGGTFLLLLSITFNYAIGIQIDKRSLLNRKSIFVFGIVSNVLYLGIFKYFLFLWGVLSDINFANGGASFIWKPNIILPIGISFYTFHNISYLIEVYDKRIPVCRNFFNFVLYDLFFPLLLLGPIERPGNLIPQIESERTVTKEKIWNGLSLFCFGVLIKSSIADPLSRYVELHVGSFLSLEPGILWVIAPSIAFQVYADFFGYSLCAMGLAEMLGFELMNNFKRPFFASNPSEFWSKWHISLSTWLRDYVYIKLGGNRVGFFRENLNLMLVWFLTGIWHGAGYGFIIWGVYLGLCLVFYRVLKHFGITNHDSKLITGLGILFTFYTFSLGLLLFRITSPSESFLIFENLKYFPSWNQIPFSLLIVIFPLLLFDVWQEWKQTDRPTFFVNTNPYLFSLIFFLSFLWFSLVSPFAKEDFFYFQF, from the coding sequence GTGTTATTCAACTCACTGACGTTTCTCTTACACTTTTCCATATTTTTTCTAGCCTACTATTTTTCTTCCTTTCGGATTCGGAAAACACTATTACTTTTATTTGGAATCTATTTTTACTCACAATGGGGAATAGGCGGAACCTTTTTACTTCTTTTGTCCATAACCTTTAATTATGCAATTGGAATCCAAATTGATAAAAGATCCTTGTTGAATCGAAAATCCATTTTTGTTTTTGGAATTGTATCTAATGTATTGTATTTAGGTATCTTTAAGTATTTTCTTTTTCTTTGGGGAGTTCTTTCGGATATCAATTTTGCCAATGGTGGAGCTTCCTTCATATGGAAACCAAACATCATTTTGCCAATTGGAATTTCTTTTTATACCTTTCACAATATTAGTTATTTAATCGAAGTATACGACAAAAGGATTCCTGTTTGTAGGAATTTTTTTAACTTCGTTCTTTACGATTTATTTTTTCCATTACTCCTTTTAGGGCCAATTGAAAGACCTGGAAATTTGATTCCTCAGATCGAATCTGAGCGAACTGTTACAAAGGAAAAAATTTGGAATGGTTTATCTCTGTTTTGTTTCGGTGTATTGATTAAATCAAGCATTGCGGATCCATTGTCTCGTTATGTGGAACTCCATGTTGGAAGTTTTTTGTCTTTGGAGCCAGGGATTTTATGGGTGATAGCACCAAGTATTGCATTCCAAGTGTATGCTGATTTTTTTGGATATTCTTTATGTGCGATGGGTCTTGCAGAAATGTTAGGCTTTGAACTCATGAATAATTTTAAACGCCCTTTTTTCGCTTCTAATCCTTCTGAATTTTGGTCAAAATGGCATATTTCCTTATCAACTTGGCTACGTGATTATGTGTACATTAAGTTAGGTGGGAATCGAGTAGGTTTCTTTCGAGAGAATCTGAACTTAATGTTGGTTTGGTTTTTGACAGGCATATGGCATGGCGCTGGATATGGTTTTATCATTTGGGGAGTTTATTTGGGACTTTGTCTTGTATTCTATCGAGTCTTAAAACACTTCGGAATCACAAATCATGATAGTAAATTGATAACAGGTTTAGGAATTCTATTTACATTTTATACGTTTTCGTTAGGACTTTTGTTATTCCGTATTACTTCCCCGTCTGAGAGTTTTTTGATCTTTGAAAATTTAAAGTATTTCCCAAGTTGGAACCAAATTCCTTTTTCGCTTCTTATTGTGATTTTTCCACTTCTTTTGTTTGATGTGTGGCAAGAGTGGAAACAAACCGATCGGCCTACTTTTTTTGTAAATACCAATCCCTATTTGTTCTCATTGATTTTCTTTTTATCCTTCCTTTGGTTTTCTTTGGTGTCTCCTTTTGCAAAAGAAGACTTTTTTTATTTCCAATTTTAA
- a CDS encoding AI-2E family transporter, whose product MNFKENSISSLILRSAFFGLIALTVLIGIVGVKFLAIPLLISGIHFYIFHGVVDYFESRGVHRAITIIVIFTFLIVGAYWFLAFYLPNLFEKAQPIVSEWSTKMDDPNFQLLDFTKLPVVSKNPELWKKIINPEEIAKLATSNLEEFLRGIVVMIPTFISWMIIIPIISFFLLLDANLIYKTMISFIPNRFFEMFLMVFYRMNQQITSYLKSLVIQCGIMAVVASIGFYFVGVKFFVLFGVFLGVANSIPYLGPLIGAIPPILFAILFPEISPSIGSIASVVIVAQLVDNAIVQPVVIANAVSLHPLAILIGIAVGGNFFGIFGMLLAIPVLSILKVTIGILYHALKEHQII is encoded by the coding sequence ATGAACTTCAAAGAAAATAGTATCTCATCCTTGATCTTAAGGTCTGCTTTTTTTGGGTTAATTGCCCTGACAGTTCTCATTGGAATTGTGGGAGTAAAGTTTTTAGCAATCCCACTTCTTATTTCAGGAATTCATTTTTATATATTTCACGGGGTTGTAGATTATTTTGAATCAAGAGGAGTTCATCGAGCAATTACCATTATCGTGATTTTCACCTTCTTAATCGTTGGAGCCTATTGGTTTCTTGCCTTTTATCTTCCCAATTTATTTGAAAAGGCACAACCAATCGTTTCAGAATGGTCGACCAAGATGGATGATCCAAATTTTCAACTTTTAGATTTCACAAAACTTCCAGTTGTTTCCAAAAACCCTGAGTTGTGGAAAAAGATCATCAACCCTGAAGAAATTGCAAAACTTGCAACTAGTAATTTGGAAGAGTTCCTTCGAGGCATTGTGGTAATGATTCCAACCTTTATTAGTTGGATGATCATCATCCCCATCATCAGTTTCTTTTTGTTACTCGATGCCAACTTAATCTATAAAACGATGATTAGTTTTATACCTAATCGGTTCTTCGAAATGTTTCTCATGGTATTTTACCGAATGAACCAACAAATCACAAGTTACCTCAAAAGTTTAGTGATTCAATGTGGAATCATGGCAGTAGTTGCTTCCATAGGATTTTACTTTGTAGGCGTGAAGTTCTTTGTTCTTTTTGGTGTCTTCTTAGGAGTTGCCAACTCCATTCCTTATTTGGGGCCACTGATTGGTGCCATTCCTCCCATCCTTTTTGCAATTTTGTTTCCGGAAATATCACCTTCGATTGGTTCCATTGCTTCTGTTGTGATTGTAGCACAGCTCGTTGACAATGCGATTGTTCAACCCGTTGTGATTGCCAATGCTGTGTCACTTCATCCGCTTGCGATTTTGATCGGAATTGCTGTGGGTGGAAACTTTTTTGGAATCTTTGGGATGTTACTTGCCATACCCGTATTGTCGATCCTAAAAGTAACCATTGGCATTCTGTATCATGCTCTGAAAGAACATCAAATCATTTAG